The following proteins are co-located in the Nitrospira sp. genome:
- the hrpB gene encoding ATP-dependent helicase HrpB, translated as MDRLPIEEVIPALRERLATGRSVLLTAQPGAGKTTRVPLALLDEPWLAGQKVVMLEPRRLAARAAAAYMAASLDEPVGRTVGYRIRHETKVSAATRIEVVTEGILTRIVQHDPSLAGYGLVIFDEFHERSLQADLGLAFARESQRLFREDLRLLVMSATLDCAAVTALLSDSTTISCDGRLFPVTTQYLDRPIEGHLEPAVVRNIKLALAKEPGSLLVFLPGMAEIRRVERQLHESRLDQDIIIAPLHGELPQAEQDQAIRPAPSGSRKIVLATSIAETSLTIEGVRVVIDAGLMRVPRFDPRTGLTRLDTIRVTQDAADQRRGRAGRLEPGTCYRLWTNAEHQGLLPRRPPEILEADLAPLALELVEWGVLDAAELSWLDPPPAGALAQARDLLRQLGALDAQGALTAHGRRLAHVTVHPRLAHMMVAAVPLGFGPWACDLAALLSERDILQGGPGWRHADLRLRMEALYGNKEHLAAATINRAGCERVRRASEQWRRQLQLSAPSGDGIEHIGILLAFAYPDRVAQRLAGNDGRYRLANGRGASFQGQQGLSQEEYLVVAQLDGTGDWARILAAAPVPLQELERHCAEQICTVDLLEWDDRSESVRARRQRRFGQLILEDRAAHEPDPAQVAAALLLGLRRAGLTALPWTKEQQQWRARIALLHRIDPTWPDLSDDALTKNLEQWLAPFLTGLTSLAQLRRLDLQAPLDSLLTWQQRQDLPRLAPTHITVPSGSHVRLDYEQGDSPVLAVRLQEMFGCQETPRIAGGAVPVMVHLLSPAGRPVQVTKDLASFWRSAYQEVKKELRGRYPRHHWPDDPLSAPPTNRAKRRT; from the coding sequence ATGGACCGATTACCAATAGAAGAGGTGATTCCCGCGCTCCGCGAGCGGCTCGCGACGGGGCGATCGGTGCTGCTGACCGCACAACCGGGCGCCGGCAAAACCACCCGTGTTCCGCTGGCCCTGCTCGACGAACCTTGGCTGGCAGGACAGAAGGTCGTCATGCTGGAGCCACGCCGGCTGGCCGCGCGCGCCGCCGCGGCCTACATGGCCGCGAGCCTCGACGAGCCGGTTGGTCGAACGGTAGGCTATCGCATCCGGCACGAAACCAAAGTCAGCGCGGCTACCCGCATCGAGGTCGTAACCGAAGGCATCCTCACGCGTATCGTGCAGCACGATCCGTCGCTGGCCGGGTACGGCCTCGTGATCTTCGATGAATTTCACGAACGCAGCCTGCAGGCCGACCTCGGACTGGCGTTCGCAAGGGAATCGCAACGATTGTTCCGCGAAGACCTACGCCTGCTCGTGATGTCTGCCACCCTCGACTGCGCCGCCGTGACGGCATTGCTGTCTGACTCCACAACCATCTCCTGCGACGGGCGCCTGTTTCCTGTCACCACGCAGTATCTCGACCGGCCGATCGAGGGCCATCTGGAACCGGCGGTGGTGCGAAATATCAAATTGGCACTGGCGAAAGAACCGGGCAGCCTGCTGGTCTTCCTGCCCGGCATGGCGGAGATCCGGCGCGTCGAGCGACAACTGCATGAGAGCCGGCTGGACCAGGACATCATCATTGCGCCTCTGCACGGAGAGCTGCCGCAGGCCGAGCAGGACCAAGCGATACGTCCCGCGCCTTCAGGCAGCCGCAAGATCGTGCTGGCCACTTCAATCGCGGAAACGAGTCTAACCATCGAGGGCGTGCGCGTCGTCATCGATGCGGGACTCATGCGTGTCCCTCGCTTTGATCCGCGCACCGGCCTCACCAGGCTGGACACCATTCGCGTCACGCAGGATGCGGCTGACCAACGTCGCGGCCGCGCCGGACGGTTGGAGCCGGGCACCTGTTACCGCCTGTGGACCAACGCGGAGCATCAGGGACTACTGCCGCGACGGCCGCCGGAAATACTTGAAGCGGACCTGGCACCACTCGCATTGGAACTGGTGGAATGGGGCGTGCTCGACGCCGCGGAACTCTCCTGGCTGGATCCTCCACCGGCCGGAGCGTTGGCACAGGCCAGGGACTTGCTCAGACAATTGGGCGCACTCGATGCGCAAGGCGCGTTGACGGCCCACGGCCGCCGGTTGGCCCACGTCACGGTGCACCCGCGACTGGCTCATATGATGGTCGCCGCCGTGCCGTTGGGATTTGGCCCCTGGGCCTGCGACCTCGCCGCGCTACTCAGTGAACGCGACATCCTGCAAGGCGGCCCCGGTTGGCGCCATGCCGACCTGCGGCTGCGCATGGAAGCGCTATACGGCAATAAGGAACACCTCGCCGCCGCCACGATCAACCGGGCTGGCTGTGAACGGGTCCGGCGCGCATCAGAACAATGGCGGCGGCAACTTCAACTGAGCGCCCCATCCGGTGACGGTATCGAACATATCGGCATCCTGCTGGCCTTCGCCTACCCGGATCGCGTAGCGCAACGGCTCGCGGGAAACGACGGACGCTACCGCCTCGCGAATGGCCGCGGGGCGTCGTTCCAAGGACAGCAGGGGCTGTCGCAGGAAGAGTACCTCGTCGTGGCGCAACTCGACGGCACAGGCGACTGGGCACGCATCCTTGCCGCCGCGCCGGTGCCGCTTCAAGAACTCGAGCGTCACTGCGCGGAACAGATCTGTACCGTCGACTTGTTGGAATGGGATGACCGGTCGGAGTCCGTCCGCGCAAGACGGCAGCGGCGCTTCGGCCAATTGATCCTGGAAGATCGCGCCGCCCATGAGCCGGATCCAGCGCAGGTGGCTGCCGCGCTGCTCCTTGGTCTCCGACGCGCCGGACTCACCGCCCTGCCTTGGACCAAGGAGCAGCAGCAATGGCGGGCACGCATTGCCCTTCTCCACCGCATCGACCCAACCTGGCCCGATCTTTCCGACGACGCGCTCACAAAAAATCTGGAGCAATGGCTGGCCCCGTTTTTGACGGGACTCACCAGCCTGGCGCAACTCCGCCGCCTGGACCTACAAGCTCCGCTCGATAGCCTGTTGACCTGGCAGCAGCGTCAGGACTTGCCCCGGCTCGCACCGACGCACATCACGGTGCCGAGCGGCTCACACGTGCGGCTCGACTACGAGCAGGGTGACTCGCCGGTCCTCGCCGTTCGTCTGCAGGAAATGTTCGGCTGTCAGGAGACACCGAGGATCGCAGGAGGAGCCGTGCCGGTCATGGTGCATCTGCTCTCACCGGCCGGCAGGCCCGTGCAAGTCACCAAGGACCTGGCAAGTTTCTGGCGATCGGCGTATCAGGAGGTGAAAAAGGAATTGCGCGGCCGGTACCCCCGCCACCATTGGCCGGATGATCCCCTCAGCGCACCACCGACCAACCGGGCCAAGCGACGCACGTAG
- a CDS encoding ferritin-like domain-containing protein translates to MTMIALPATCERALLERFLRAEAMALWAVRAAQTQQLPRHVQTFLQRHETDEQDHLKQFEGMLGTTSQRPATLPTVPSQWEMLAVLLFGYEALGLEFATLLAGIRPDLSDILEDEQVHVGFFEKELKAILAGGAVGAQQAREAARTWWKKLPRTVDRYLQDPALEPYRAELRGHILSVIGQRFVSLGLLADATIPTFH, encoded by the coding sequence GTGACGATGATCGCCCTGCCTGCCACCTGCGAACGGGCCTTGCTCGAACGGTTTCTGCGAGCCGAAGCGATGGCCTTGTGGGCGGTGCGCGCCGCTCAGACGCAACAGTTGCCTCGCCATGTGCAGACTTTCCTCCAGCGGCATGAGACGGATGAACAAGACCATCTCAAGCAATTTGAAGGCATGCTCGGGACGACGTCCCAACGGCCGGCCACATTGCCGACGGTGCCCTCACAGTGGGAAATGCTGGCGGTGTTGTTGTTCGGCTATGAGGCGTTGGGGTTGGAGTTTGCCACGCTGCTGGCCGGGATCAGGCCGGATCTGTCCGACATCCTGGAAGACGAACAGGTGCACGTCGGATTTTTCGAGAAGGAATTGAAGGCCATTCTGGCCGGCGGCGCAGTCGGTGCGCAACAGGCACGTGAGGCCGCGCGCACCTGGTGGAAGAAGTTGCCTCGCACAGTGGATCGGTATCTTCAAGACCCCGCGCTGGAACCCTATCGGGCTGAGCTGCGCGGACACATCCTCTCAGTGATTGGACAGCGCTTCGTGTCGCTCGGTCTGCTTGCCGATGCGACGATCCCAACTTTCCATTGA
- a CDS encoding porin encodes MSKKHVNRFIMAVALACVVDAGSTFAQSLLTGLPSGDMPTPVFSAQPSGLEGSPASEPLWTDALWHADEKGIRRFFPQDGVLRVRGWIDGGYTYNASSPSHNFNGPYNAIDRDIPVLNQLYMIVEKPLTATGSNWGIGGRLDFMYGYDYFLTQSNGVERRENGAQRWNAQGQHYGLAMPQAYAEIGNQTFSVKIGHFYTIIGYEGVPAINNFFYSKSYSYQFAGPFTHWGGLATWRINDRVTLQGGVVNGWDSLNRYKDSATGLASIKYTAPEDFWSLSFSMVTGNEPSAVATQFETRTRYSAIFTLHPAERWEYVFHHHYAYQNQGRLDGGTARWYGIDNYLYYALTDQVRAGLRLEWMRDEAGTRVGGNPVRDNPNLGPFAGSFYSVSVGLNYRPHPNVLIRPEVRADWFDGQRQPFNDGLNKNQVLAAINGNLQF; translated from the coding sequence ATGTCGAAGAAGCATGTGAACAGGTTCATCATGGCAGTGGCCCTCGCGTGTGTCGTTGACGCCGGGAGCACCTTTGCGCAATCGTTACTCACCGGGTTGCCGTCGGGCGACATGCCCACTCCTGTGTTTTCCGCGCAACCATCCGGCTTGGAGGGAAGTCCTGCATCCGAACCATTGTGGACCGACGCGCTCTGGCACGCCGACGAAAAGGGCATCCGCCGTTTTTTCCCGCAGGACGGCGTTCTCCGCGTCCGGGGCTGGATCGACGGCGGCTACACCTACAATGCCAGCAGCCCGAGCCACAACTTCAACGGGCCGTACAACGCGATCGACCGTGATATCCCGGTCCTCAATCAGTTGTATATGATCGTCGAAAAGCCGTTGACGGCCACCGGCAGCAACTGGGGCATCGGCGGACGCCTCGACTTCATGTATGGCTACGATTACTTTCTGACACAGAGCAACGGCGTCGAGCGGCGCGAGAACGGCGCCCAGCGGTGGAACGCGCAGGGGCAACATTACGGACTGGCGATGCCGCAAGCCTATGCGGAAATCGGCAACCAGACCTTTTCCGTGAAGATCGGACACTTTTATACGATTATCGGGTACGAGGGCGTCCCGGCCATCAACAACTTCTTCTATTCGAAATCCTACTCCTATCAATTCGCCGGACCATTCACCCATTGGGGTGGACTAGCGACGTGGCGCATCAATGACCGGGTGACGTTGCAAGGCGGAGTAGTCAACGGCTGGGATTCGCTGAACCGATACAAGGACAGCGCGACGGGCCTCGCCAGCATTAAGTACACCGCCCCGGAAGATTTCTGGTCGCTCTCGTTCTCGATGGTGACCGGCAACGAACCAAGTGCCGTCGCCACGCAGTTTGAAACCCGTACCCGCTACAGCGCGATCTTCACGCTGCATCCGGCAGAGCGATGGGAATATGTCTTCCACCATCACTATGCGTACCAAAACCAGGGCAGACTCGACGGCGGCACCGCGCGCTGGTATGGAATCGACAACTATCTCTACTACGCCCTCACCGATCAGGTGCGCGCAGGGCTTCGCCTGGAGTGGATGCGCGACGAAGCCGGTACCCGCGTCGGAGGTAACCCGGTACGCGACAACCCGAACCTCGGGCCGTTCGCCGGCTCCTTCTACTCCGTCAGCGTCGGCCTGAATTATCGGCCGCATCCCAACGTGCTGATCCGTCCGGAAGTGCGCGCCGATTGGTTTGATGGCCAACGGCAGCCCTTCAACGACGGCCTGAACAAGAACCAGGTTCTGGCCGCGATCAACGGCAATCTGCAGTTCTAA
- a CDS encoding acetyl-CoA carboxylase carboxyltransferase subunit alpha, translating to MRDYLDFEKPIRELEEKIEKLASAESPKSGTQDEIRKLRTKLAQVEHQLYTSLTPWQRTQLARHPQRPTSLDYINELSREFLELHGDRSFGDDRAIVGGFARFNDRSVMIIGHQKGKTLKERMQRNFGMPNPEGYRKALRLMRLAEKFNRPIITLIDTPGAYPGIGAEERGQAEAIARNLFVMSRLTVPIISVVIGEGGSGGALALGVSDRILMLEHSVYSVISPEGCAAILYDDPAKVPDAAASLRMTAQDLVGLGIVDEVIPEPLGGAHREPRAMCDRVAKALANQLYALAELPTDQLIAQRDQKFRKIGVVGNLVPVAS from the coding sequence ATGAGAGACTACCTCGACTTTGAAAAACCGATCCGCGAACTCGAAGAGAAAATCGAGAAGCTGGCTTCCGCCGAGTCGCCCAAATCCGGGACCCAGGACGAAATCCGGAAGCTGCGAACCAAACTCGCGCAGGTCGAGCATCAGCTCTACACCAGCCTGACGCCCTGGCAACGGACCCAGTTGGCCCGTCATCCCCAACGCCCGACATCCCTCGACTATATCAACGAACTCTCCCGGGAATTTCTCGAATTGCATGGTGATCGCAGCTTCGGCGACGATCGCGCGATTGTCGGCGGATTCGCCCGGTTCAACGATCGCTCGGTCATGATCATCGGCCACCAGAAGGGCAAAACCCTCAAGGAACGCATGCAGCGGAATTTCGGCATGCCCAATCCCGAGGGCTACCGCAAGGCGTTGCGGCTCATGCGCCTCGCGGAAAAATTCAACCGCCCCATCATCACCCTGATCGACACCCCCGGCGCCTATCCCGGCATCGGCGCGGAAGAGCGGGGACAGGCCGAAGCCATTGCCAGAAATCTTTTCGTCATGTCCCGGTTGACCGTCCCCATCATCTCCGTCGTCATCGGCGAAGGCGGCAGCGGCGGCGCCCTGGCCCTCGGCGTCAGCGACCGCATTTTGATGTTGGAGCATTCCGTCTACTCCGTCATTTCGCCCGAAGGCTGTGCCGCCATTCTTTATGACGATCCGGCCAAGGTGCCGGATGCCGCGGCCTCGCTGCGAATGACCGCTCAAGACCTCGTGGGACTCGGCATCGTAGACGAAGTGATCCCGGAACCGCTCGGCGGCGCGCACCGCGAGCCACGAGCCATGTGCGACCGGGTCGCCAAGGCGCTCGCCAATCAACTCTATGCCCTGGCGGAACTCCCGACGGATCAGCTCATCGCCCAGCGCGACCAGAAGTTCCGCAAGATCGGCGTCGTGGGCAACCTCGTGCCGGTCGCGAGCTAA